The following are encoded together in the Streptomyces tsukubensis genome:
- a CDS encoding LacI family DNA-binding transcriptional regulator encodes MKRPTIADIARRAGVSKVAVSYALNDQPGVSVQTRVRIKAIAEEVGWRPSSAARALNGARARAVGLAVCRPARTLSVEPFFMELISGIESVLAPRSIALMLQTVAGQNEEIELYRRWWGEGRVDGALLVDLRDDDTRVPALAALELPVVALGPPQAAGGLTAVWSDDGASVLETVAYLAALGHRHIARVAGLPGLAHTTVRDTAFAAGCRTAGLPEPVVVHTDYSGDEGARATRRLLAPEISTVPGISDRRPSAIVYDNDIMAVAGLSVAQELHLDVPRDLSLVAWDDSPFTRAVRPQLSALTRDIAAYGACAARTLLASVDDERVESIQIAPARLVPRASTGLPRSA; translated from the coding sequence ATGAAGCGGCCGACGATCGCGGACATCGCGCGCAGGGCGGGCGTCTCCAAGGTCGCGGTCTCCTATGCCCTCAACGATCAGCCCGGGGTCTCCGTGCAGACCCGGGTCAGGATCAAGGCCATCGCGGAGGAGGTCGGTTGGCGGCCGAGCAGCGCGGCCCGCGCGCTCAACGGCGCACGGGCCCGCGCGGTGGGCCTGGCCGTGTGCAGGCCCGCTCGCACGCTCAGTGTCGAGCCGTTCTTCATGGAACTGATCAGCGGCATCGAGTCCGTTCTCGCCCCTCGGTCCATCGCCCTCATGTTGCAGACCGTGGCGGGTCAGAACGAGGAGATCGAGCTGTACCGCCGCTGGTGGGGCGAGGGCAGGGTGGACGGGGCCCTGCTCGTGGACCTGCGCGACGACGACACCCGGGTGCCCGCCCTCGCCGCCCTTGAGCTGCCGGTCGTGGCGCTCGGCCCGCCGCAGGCGGCCGGGGGGCTGACCGCCGTGTGGTCCGACGACGGGGCCAGCGTCCTTGAGACCGTCGCCTACCTGGCCGCGCTCGGTCACCGGCACATCGCACGCGTGGCGGGGCTGCCGGGTCTCGCGCACACCACCGTGCGCGACACCGCGTTCGCCGCGGGCTGCCGTACGGCGGGGCTGCCCGAGCCTGTCGTCGTGCACACCGACTACTCGGGCGACGAAGGCGCACGGGCCACCCGCCGGCTCCTCGCCCCGGAGATCTCCACGGTTCCCGGGATCTCCGACCGGCGCCCTTCGGCGATCGTGTACGACAACGACATCATGGCGGTCGCCGGCCTCTCCGTGGCCCAGGAGTTGCACCTGGACGTCCCGCGCGACCTCTCCCTGGTCGCCTGGGACGACTCACCCTTCACCCGGGCCGTACGACCCCAACTCTCCGCCCTGACGCGGGACATCGCCGCGTACGGTGCCTGCGCGGCGCGCACTCTGCTGGCCTCCGTCGACGACGAGCGGGTCGAAAGCATTCAGATCGCACCCGCCAGGCTCGTCCCGCGTGCGAGCACCGGTCTGCCGCGAAGCGCGTGA
- a CDS encoding catalase: MDDTPHKLTTTDSGAPVESDEHSLTVGPGGPILLQDAYLIEQMAQFNRERIPERQPHAKGSGAFGHFEVTDDVSAYTKAALFQPGTTTELVARFSTVAGERGSPDTWRDPRGFALKFYTSEGNYDMVGNNTPVFFVKDPMKFQHFIRSQKRRADNNLRDHDMQWDFWTLSPESAHQVTWLMGDRGIPRSWRHMNGYTSHTYMWINARGERFWVKYHFKTDQGVEHFTQHEADQMAAADTDYHTRDLFEHIRDGEFPSWTLHVQVMPYEEAAEYRFNPFDLTKVWPHSDYPLIRVGRMTLDRNPTDNHAEIEQAAFQPNNLVPGIGPSPDRMLLARLFSYADAHRYRIGANYQQLPVNAPVSPVNSYSKDGQMAYRKTTDPVYAPNSKGGPAADTERYGNPPSWYADGEITRAAYVSHAEDDDWGQAGTMVREVLDDAARDRLVDNVVGHLLNEVTEPVLRRAFEYWSNIDKSIGERIAQGVRDKAGEKDPKAAEQGNPARRNMQEKA, translated from the coding sequence ATGGACGACACCCCGCACAAACTGACCACCACGGATTCCGGCGCTCCGGTGGAGAGCGACGAACACTCGCTCACCGTCGGACCGGGCGGGCCGATCCTGCTCCAGGACGCGTACCTGATCGAGCAGATGGCACAGTTCAACCGGGAACGGATCCCCGAGCGCCAGCCCCACGCCAAGGGGAGCGGCGCCTTCGGGCACTTCGAGGTGACCGACGACGTGAGCGCCTACACCAAGGCCGCTCTCTTCCAGCCCGGCACCACGACCGAACTCGTCGCCCGGTTCTCCACCGTCGCGGGTGAGCGCGGGAGCCCCGACACCTGGCGCGACCCGCGCGGCTTCGCGCTGAAGTTCTACACCAGCGAAGGCAACTACGACATGGTGGGCAACAACACCCCCGTGTTCTTCGTGAAGGACCCGATGAAGTTCCAGCACTTCATCCGGTCCCAGAAACGCCGGGCGGACAACAACCTCCGCGACCACGACATGCAGTGGGACTTCTGGACGCTGTCCCCCGAGTCCGCGCACCAGGTCACCTGGCTGATGGGCGACCGCGGAATCCCGCGCTCCTGGCGTCACATGAACGGCTACACCTCGCACACCTACATGTGGATCAACGCGCGGGGTGAGCGGTTCTGGGTGAAGTACCACTTCAAGACCGACCAGGGGGTGGAGCACTTCACCCAGCACGAGGCCGACCAGATGGCCGCGGCGGACACCGATTACCACACGCGTGACCTCTTCGAGCACATCCGGGACGGCGAATTCCCCAGCTGGACGCTGCACGTGCAGGTCATGCCGTACGAGGAGGCCGCGGAGTACCGGTTCAACCCCTTCGACCTGACCAAGGTGTGGCCGCACAGCGACTACCCGCTGATCCGGGTCGGCAGGATGACCCTGGACCGCAACCCCACCGACAACCACGCCGAGATCGAACAGGCCGCCTTCCAGCCGAACAACCTGGTCCCCGGTATCGGCCCGAGCCCGGACCGGATGCTGCTCGCCCGACTGTTCTCCTACGCGGACGCGCACCGCTACCGGATCGGCGCCAACTACCAGCAGCTGCCCGTCAACGCCCCCGTCTCGCCCGTCAACTCCTACTCCAAGGACGGGCAGATGGCGTACCGGAAGACCACCGACCCCGTCTACGCCCCGAACTCCAAGGGCGGTCCCGCGGCCGACACGGAACGCTACGGCAATCCGCCGAGCTGGTACGCCGACGGTGAGATCACCAGGGCCGCCTACGTCTCGCACGCCGAGGACGACGACTGGGGCCAGGCGGGCACGATGGTGCGCGAGGTCCTTGACGACGCGGCCCGCGACCGGCTCGTGGACAACGTGGTCGGACACCTCCTCAACGAGGTCACCGAACCGGTCCTGCGGCGCGCCTTCGAGTACTGGTCGAACATCGACAAGTCGATCGGTGAGCGTATCGCGCAGGGGGTGCGCGACAAGGCGGGAGAGAAGGACCCGAAGGCCGCGGAGCAGGGCAACCCCGCACGCCGGAACATGCAGGAAAAAGCCTGA
- a CDS encoding DUF6531 domain-containing protein — translation MTLAERRKQVAKDRHQLSPMRDYMTEPKRKVKGTAKGTPHGRPDPEHIKRGPAAETGVATRRLAAAPGNPVSVSARATAYPGMLSIGGQVKLPKRGSTYTGMWLYVMDEAGKPVVQQEIKKSTDDPSGDTPDTGAWCYDWWSSNSYPTDQCFWWAGGELGGILADGKKYYAWVFLNSADGSSSPGGTTSPLVEAFYTPGIPGAAAGVCACYAQAHRADPVNTATGMFYEHLTDASLMGPGLPLTLDRTYRSDAAAAGLLGRGWATPFDARLTPASGKVTYRTDDGASWVFTQASNGTYTTPAGTTAKLVKGTGTYTVTTPDHTVRTFDSAGLLTSVVGAAGKGLSLTYTSGKLASVKDAAGRTTSFAVGTDGLLSKVGLPDGTSVLYGYTGSLLTSVTDPAGRTSSYAYDTNKRLSSYTDPAGGKVGNTYDTAGRIKSQTDQNGKTTTFTWDGKGESHTTAPDGGVWTDVYAGNVLMETVDPYGKSITYDYDRQLRPTAITDQRGNTTAMTYDTAGRMLTRTAPAALGYKEGWGYDTAGNLTSHTDGRGNRTTYGYTANRLTSATDPAGGRTLYTYTGLGSLETLTSPRGKVTTYGYDTAGNRTSVTTPMGEKTTFTYDKAGRILTRTDPRGNVSGAEPAAYTSKYTYDGRGLLSSATDALGRTTTYQYNGAEQLSSVRDPAGGTATLGYDDAGNLTRTTDQAGKSLTRAYDASGRQVSETDAAGGRTTYTYDKAGRLLSSVSPPGNASGADPAAHTTSYAYDAAGNPTGTTGPTGATTKTTYDAINRPLVVTDPLGHTTGSTYDANSNVTSTTDAAGRTTAAVYDKNNRLSSSTDQLGRATAYAYDADGNLLSRTSPLGHRSSWTYDGDGRQATVVDPRGHATGADPAQYTTTYGYDPAGNPTKVTDPLGGVTTTAYDALGKAVEREDADGRTTSYGYDDLDQLTEVTAPDGGVTAYGYDKLGNLTERTDANKHVTAYGYDAVHRLVSTTDPLRRKTAYAYDAEGNVTEKTTPRGSTGYTYDPRGLLTKTDYSDATPDATFGYDDAGQLTARANSKISEDFVYDTVGNLTRTRGFSYTYDAAGQIRTREYADGNTIAYTYDADGRTETMAADGKSTKYTWDPAGNLTSSALPNTETEARTYDRAGRITAVTASKADATVTRTALTLSKAGLPSHVDITRADVGTGGYDLTYDAAGRLTSGCAPQPEVTGCAASRTTSYTYDKVGNRLTSTLGGADTGYAYDAADQLTSTTTGSRTTAYDHDAEGNRTKAGSDTYSYDLAGQISAATVGDTSYTYDHDASGNQVATVEDGAVTNRTQWDPNAPLPILATEYDSDWTVKQSYRYDPLGRPTATRTGAGALFYYHHDTQGSPVDVVGSTGTLYERWAYDPFGTRVLNTIASGAPASTPSYTGARYESSTGDLDLHARQYDTATGRFNRSDPAARDLSTPYVSAYAYADNVPSVLTDPSGLAPADPNNDRVGGLGDVLGIFGDAFVDVAKSPFVFLGDLEDAFTGENGGAGAFVDKYLPVRPAYRLYRAESMLRQQGCDALADLYAETADELTQQLVLTGVGGLTGWRRTAVATERELQSGGSSFRRPRSEMDFELEWADHAYDAIRADAQLDRLAQTAASHGYSAADINQIYNHLFIESHQLDAGMMRFDANPRIARAWERLQNGNPHPSDFDLLAHELYESNWMRQHGDQNYRRAHQATLDAGHTWDEHAPAADGIGFR, via the coding sequence ATGACGCTGGCAGAGCGCCGCAAGCAGGTCGCGAAGGACCGGCACCAACTGTCGCCCATGCGGGACTACATGACCGAGCCGAAGCGGAAAGTCAAGGGCACGGCCAAGGGCACGCCCCACGGCCGACCGGACCCGGAGCACATCAAACGTGGCCCCGCCGCCGAGACCGGCGTGGCCACTCGGCGCCTCGCCGCCGCGCCCGGGAACCCGGTTTCGGTGTCGGCACGGGCGACCGCGTACCCCGGCATGCTGTCGATCGGCGGTCAGGTGAAGCTGCCGAAGCGGGGATCGACGTACACCGGTATGTGGCTCTACGTCATGGACGAGGCGGGCAAGCCCGTCGTCCAGCAGGAGATCAAGAAATCCACCGACGATCCCAGCGGGGACACCCCGGACACCGGCGCCTGGTGCTACGACTGGTGGTCGAGCAACTCCTACCCCACCGACCAGTGCTTCTGGTGGGCCGGCGGTGAGCTGGGCGGAATCCTGGCGGACGGCAAGAAGTACTACGCCTGGGTCTTCCTGAACAGCGCCGACGGTTCGTCGAGCCCGGGTGGCACCACCTCTCCGCTGGTGGAGGCCTTCTACACACCCGGCATTCCCGGCGCGGCGGCGGGCGTCTGCGCCTGTTACGCCCAGGCCCACCGCGCCGACCCGGTCAACACGGCGACAGGCATGTTCTACGAACACCTCACCGACGCCTCTCTGATGGGCCCCGGTCTGCCGCTGACCCTGGATCGCACCTATCGTTCGGACGCGGCCGCCGCCGGTCTGTTGGGGCGTGGCTGGGCGACGCCGTTCGACGCGCGGCTGACCCCCGCGTCGGGCAAGGTGACGTACCGCACGGACGACGGGGCGTCGTGGGTGTTCACGCAGGCGAGCAACGGCACGTACACCACTCCGGCGGGCACGACGGCCAAGCTGGTCAAGGGGACGGGTACGTACACGGTCACCACCCCCGACCACACGGTGCGGACCTTCGACAGCGCCGGTCTGCTGACCTCCGTGGTCGGTGCGGCGGGCAAGGGGCTGAGCCTGACGTACACGTCGGGCAAGCTCGCCTCCGTCAAGGACGCCGCCGGCCGTACCACGTCGTTCGCCGTGGGCACCGACGGGCTGCTGTCCAAGGTCGGTCTGCCGGACGGCACTTCGGTCCTGTACGGCTACACCGGCTCCCTCCTGACCTCGGTCACCGACCCGGCCGGCAGGACATCCTCGTACGCGTACGACACGAACAAACGGCTGTCGTCCTACACCGACCCGGCGGGCGGCAAGGTCGGCAACACCTACGACACCGCGGGCCGCATCAAGTCCCAGACCGACCAGAACGGCAAGACCACCACGTTCACCTGGGACGGCAAGGGCGAGTCGCACACCACCGCGCCCGACGGCGGCGTATGGACCGACGTCTACGCAGGGAACGTCCTGATGGAGACGGTCGACCCCTACGGCAAGAGCATCACCTACGACTACGACCGTCAGCTGCGCCCCACCGCCATCACCGACCAGCGCGGCAACACCACGGCGATGACGTACGACACGGCGGGCCGGATGCTCACCCGCACCGCGCCGGCCGCGCTCGGCTACAAGGAGGGCTGGGGCTACGACACCGCCGGCAACCTCACCAGCCACACCGACGGGCGCGGCAACAGGACGACGTACGGATACACCGCGAACCGGCTGACGTCCGCGACGGATCCGGCGGGCGGCAGGACCCTCTACACGTACACCGGGCTCGGCTCGCTGGAGACCTTGACGAGCCCACGCGGCAAGGTCACCACGTACGGGTACGACACCGCGGGCAACCGGACGTCGGTCACCACACCGATGGGCGAGAAGACGACCTTCACGTACGACAAGGCGGGCCGGATCCTGACCAGGACGGACCCGCGGGGGAACGTCTCGGGCGCCGAACCGGCCGCTTACACCTCGAAGTACACCTATGACGGGCGCGGCCTGCTCAGCTCGGCCACGGACGCCCTGGGCCGTACGACGACCTATCAGTACAACGGCGCGGAGCAGTTGTCGTCGGTGCGCGACCCGGCGGGCGGCACCGCCACACTCGGTTACGACGACGCCGGGAACCTGACCCGCACCACCGACCAGGCGGGCAAGTCCCTCACCCGCGCCTATGACGCGAGCGGCCGGCAGGTCTCCGAGACCGACGCGGCCGGAGGCCGGACCACCTACACCTATGACAAGGCGGGCCGGCTGCTCAGCAGCGTCTCGCCCCCCGGGAACGCCTCGGGCGCGGACCCGGCCGCCCACACCACCTCCTACGCGTACGACGCGGCCGGCAATCCCACCGGGACGACCGGCCCCACCGGCGCGACGACGAAGACGACCTACGACGCGATCAACCGGCCGCTGGTGGTCACCGATCCGCTGGGCCACACCACCGGCTCCACCTACGACGCCAACAGCAATGTCACAAGCACGACCGACGCCGCAGGCAGGACGACCGCCGCCGTCTACGACAAGAACAACCGCCTCAGCAGCAGCACCGACCAGCTGGGCAGGGCCACGGCCTACGCCTACGACGCCGACGGCAATCTGCTCAGCCGCACCTCGCCACTCGGCCACAGGTCGAGCTGGACCTATGACGGCGACGGCCGCCAGGCCACCGTGGTGGATCCGCGCGGCCACGCCACCGGCGCCGACCCCGCCCAGTACACGACGACGTACGGCTACGACCCGGCGGGCAACCCCACCAAGGTCACCGATCCGCTCGGTGGAGTGACCACCACCGCCTACGACGCCCTCGGCAAGGCCGTCGAGCGCGAGGACGCCGACGGGCGCACCACCTCCTACGGTTACGACGACCTGGATCAGCTGACCGAGGTCACCGCTCCCGACGGCGGGGTCACGGCCTACGGGTACGACAAGCTCGGCAACCTCACCGAGCGCACCGACGCCAACAAGCACGTCACCGCGTACGGCTACGACGCGGTGCACCGCCTCGTCTCGACCACCGATCCGCTGCGGCGGAAGACGGCCTACGCGTACGACGCGGAAGGCAACGTCACCGAGAAGACCACCCCCCGCGGCAGCACCGGATACACGTACGACCCGCGTGGCCTGCTCACCAAAACCGACTACTCGGATGCCACCCCCGACGCGACCTTCGGCTACGACGACGCCGGGCAACTGACCGCCCGCGCGAACTCCAAGATCTCCGAGGACTTCGTCTACGACACGGTCGGCAATCTCACCAGGACACGCGGCTTCTCCTACACCTATGACGCCGCCGGGCAGATACGCACCCGCGAGTACGCCGACGGCAACACGATCGCGTACACGTACGACGCCGACGGCCGCACCGAAACGATGGCCGCCGACGGCAAGAGCACCAAGTACACCTGGGACCCGGCGGGCAACCTGACCTCATCGGCCCTGCCCAACACCGAGACCGAAGCCCGCACGTACGACCGGGCGGGCCGGATCACCGCGGTGACGGCGAGCAAGGCGGACGCCACGGTCACCAGGACGGCGCTGACCCTGTCCAAGGCGGGCCTGCCCTCGCACGTCGACATCACCCGGGCCGATGTCGGCACCGGCGGCTACGACCTCACCTATGACGCGGCCGGCCGGCTCACCTCCGGCTGCGCGCCGCAGCCCGAGGTCACCGGCTGCGCCGCGAGCCGCACCACGTCCTACACCTACGACAAGGTCGGCAACCGGCTGACCTCGACGCTGGGCGGCGCCGACACCGGCTACGCCTACGACGCGGCCGACCAGCTCACCTCGACCACCACCGGCTCCAGGACCACCGCCTACGATCACGACGCCGAGGGCAACCGGACCAAGGCGGGCTCCGACACCTACAGTTACGACCTGGCCGGACAGATCTCCGCCGCCACCGTCGGGGACACCTCCTACACCTACGACCACGACGCGAGCGGCAACCAGGTCGCCACCGTTGAGGACGGTGCGGTCACCAACCGCACCCAGTGGGACCCCAACGCCCCGCTGCCGATTCTGGCCACCGAGTACGACAGCGACTGGACGGTCAAGCAGTCCTACCGCTACGACCCGCTCGGCCGGCCCACCGCCACCAGGACCGGCGCCGGGGCGCTCTTCTATTACCACCACGACACCCAGGGCTCCCCCGTCGACGTCGTGGGCAGCACCGGGACCCTCTACGAGCGCTGGGCCTACGACCCGTTCGGCACGCGTGTCCTGAACACCATCGCGAGCGGCGCGCCCGCGAGCACCCCGTCGTACACCGGCGCCCGGTACGAGTCCAGCACCGGCGATCTCGATCTGCACGCCCGCCAGTACGACACCGCCACCGGTCGCTTCAACCGGTCCGATCCGGCCGCCAGGGACCTGTCGACGCCGTATGTCTCCGCGTACGCCTACGCCGACAACGTGCCCAGCGTGCTCACCGACCCCAGCGGTCTGGCCCCCGCCGACCCGAACAACGACCGGGTCGGCGGCCTCGGCGACGTGCTCGGTATCTTCGGCGACGCCTTCGTCGACGTCGCCAAGTCGCCCTTCGTGTTCCTCGGGGACCTGGAGGACGCGTTCACCGGAGAGAACGGCGGCGCGGGGGCGTTCGTCGACAAGTACCTCCCCGTCCGCCCCGCCTACCGGCTCTACCGGGCCGAGTCGATGCTCAGGCAGCAGGGCTGCGACGCGCTCGCCGATCTGTACGCGGAGACGGCCGACGAACTCACCCAGCAGCTGGTCCTCACCGGGGTCGGCGGGCTGACCGGGTGGCGGCGGACGGCGGTGGCCACGGAACGGGAGCTGCAGTCCGGCGGTTCGTCCTTCCGGCGGCCGCGCAGCGAGATGGACTTCGAGCTGGAATGGGCGGATCACGCCTACGACGCGATCCGCGCCGACGCCCAGCTCGACCGGTTGGCGCAGACCGCGGCGTCGCACGGCTATTCCGCGGCCGATATCAATCAGATCTACAACCACCTGTTCATCGAATCGCATCAGCTTGACGCGGGAATGATGCGGTTCGATGCCAATCCGCGTATCGCCAGGGCCTGGGAACGGCTTCAGAACGGAAATCCGCACCCCAGTGATTTCGATCTGCTCGCACATGAACTGTACGAGTCGAACTGGATGCGTCAGCACGGTGATCAGAACTATCGCCGCGCCCACCAGGCGACTCTGGACGCCGGCCACACCTGGGACGAGCATGCGCCCGCAGCGGACGGTATAGGATTCAGGTGA
- a CDS encoding siderophore-interacting protein — protein sequence MITLEVVDTARLTPGFSNITLGGQELEHLTPAGFDQIVRLFFPREGQDGLFMPTLSNEAWMAQFLLRSPSRRPWVRNFTIRRTRPELGEVDIEFALHGDTPASSWARRARPGDPAGIFDMGVSYLPQDASAPQLLVGDESALPAILAILDHAPATLIADVFLEVPVAADVRPDVTAPEGVRLHWLARDGADSLPGTLALRAVEEASLRSDLGYSWIAGESGLATGLRRHLVRDRGVPKSAIAFQGYWRHGRSTPG from the coding sequence ATGATCACGCTGGAGGTGGTCGACACCGCGCGGCTGACGCCCGGCTTCTCGAACATCACCCTCGGCGGCCAGGAACTGGAGCACCTGACGCCCGCCGGCTTCGACCAGATCGTCCGCCTGTTCTTCCCCCGCGAAGGACAGGACGGCCTGTTCATGCCCACCCTCTCGAACGAGGCGTGGATGGCGCAGTTCCTCCTGCGGTCCCCGTCGCGGAGGCCCTGGGTGCGCAACTTCACCATCCGCCGTACCCGGCCCGAACTCGGTGAGGTGGACATCGAGTTCGCCCTGCACGGCGACACTCCGGCCTCCTCGTGGGCCAGGCGTGCCCGGCCGGGTGACCCCGCGGGCATCTTCGACATGGGGGTGTCCTATCTCCCGCAGGACGCCTCCGCGCCGCAGCTGCTCGTGGGTGACGAGAGCGCCCTGCCCGCGATCCTCGCCATCCTCGACCACGCGCCCGCCACGCTGATCGCGGACGTCTTCCTTGAGGTGCCCGTCGCCGCGGACGTCCGCCCGGACGTCACCGCCCCCGAAGGCGTACGTCTGCACTGGCTGGCCCGCGACGGTGCGGACTCCCTTCCCGGCACGCTGGCGCTGCGGGCCGTCGAGGAAGCGTCACTGCGGTCCGACCTCGGCTACAGCTGGATCGCGGGGGAGTCGGGACTCGCCACCGGCCTGCGGCGCCATCTGGTGCGGGACCGCGGCGTACCCAAGTCGGCCATCGCGTTCCAGGGCTACTGGCGCCACGGCCGGTCGACCCCGGGCTGA
- a CDS encoding class F sortase, translating into MTPPDRRRHRRGPSRRVRLFLTLSVTCALVTGVVRACDDPRGTPAAATTGRPGVPPLPRATPTEVSLPGIMVEAPVMELAVRRSGDLETPPLSRPKLVGWYGGGPSPGEKGMSVLVGHRDTRTGPAVFLNLNALRPGAFVDVTRSDRRTAVFTVDAVHTYGKKEFPDDKVYGTTGRPELRLLTCGGTFSHKTGYSANVVVFAHLTAVEKA; encoded by the coding sequence ATGACGCCGCCTGACCGCCGCCGACACCGGCGCGGTCCGAGCCGCCGCGTCCGCCTGTTCCTCACTCTCTCCGTAACCTGCGCGCTGGTGACCGGAGTTGTCCGGGCCTGCGACGACCCGCGGGGCACCCCGGCGGCGGCCACCACCGGCCGTCCCGGCGTACCGCCCCTGCCAAGGGCGACCCCGACGGAGGTGTCGCTCCCCGGCATCATGGTCGAGGCACCGGTGATGGAGCTGGCCGTGCGGCGGAGCGGGGACCTGGAGACACCACCGCTGAGCCGACCCAAGCTGGTGGGCTGGTACGGAGGTGGACCGAGCCCCGGGGAGAAGGGCATGTCGGTCCTGGTGGGGCACCGGGACACCCGGACGGGTCCGGCCGTGTTCCTCAACCTCAACGCCCTCCGGCCAGGGGCGTTCGTGGACGTGACACGGTCGGACCGGCGCACGGCCGTCTTCACGGTCGACGCCGTCCACACGTACGGCAAGAAGGAGTTCCCCGACGACAAGGTGTACGGCACCACGGGCCGACCGGAGTTGCGGCTGCTCACCTGCGGAGGCACCTTCAGCCACAAGACGGGCTACTCCGCCAACGTCGTCGTCTTCGCCCACCTCACAGCGGTCGAGAAGGCGTGA
- a CDS encoding LysR family transcriptional regulator, protein MTEQLDLNLLRVFDALLQESSVTAASEHLHLSIPATSRALARLRRAMDDPILVRAGRGMTPTPFALRTAPRVRSLLDQASALVSADREVIPAELRRTFTIRINDGVAATLTAAAVEATAARAPGVMLRFVAEGDESVETLRDGTVDLDIGAGRRMAPDLCSSVLYHERMVGIAHVDSALGRSRPPTLAELCEEPHVSASRRGRARGPLDDFLDSAGLRRHVAAVVPTFAMALLLVASSHYVGLVPRRLADGYGHSLGVRWFPIPVELPAAEIRLLWHKRLDADPAHRWLRETLRDAHY, encoded by the coding sequence ATGACGGAACAGCTCGACCTGAACCTGCTGCGTGTCTTCGACGCGCTTCTCCAGGAGAGCAGCGTCACGGCCGCCTCCGAGCACCTGCACCTGTCCATCCCCGCGACCAGCAGGGCTCTCGCCCGGCTCCGCCGGGCCATGGACGACCCGATCCTGGTGCGCGCCGGGCGCGGGATGACCCCCACCCCCTTCGCGCTGCGCACCGCGCCCCGGGTCAGGTCACTTCTCGACCAGGCGTCGGCACTGGTCAGCGCCGACCGCGAGGTGATCCCCGCCGAGCTGCGCCGCACCTTCACGATCAGGATCAACGACGGAGTGGCCGCCACCTTGACGGCCGCCGCCGTCGAGGCCACCGCCGCGCGGGCTCCGGGTGTGATGCTCCGCTTCGTCGCGGAGGGCGACGAGAGCGTCGAGACCCTGCGCGACGGCACGGTCGACCTGGACATCGGCGCAGGGCGGCGGATGGCTCCCGACCTGTGCTCGTCCGTGCTCTACCACGAGCGAATGGTGGGCATCGCCCACGTCGACAGCGCCCTGGGCCGATCCCGTCCGCCGACCCTGGCGGAACTGTGCGAGGAGCCCCACGTCTCCGCCTCGCGCCGGGGGCGGGCACGTGGTCCGCTCGACGACTTCCTCGACTCGGCCGGCCTTCGGCGCCACGTCGCCGCTGTCGTGCCGACCTTCGCCATGGCGCTGCTGCTGGTCGCCTCCAGCCACTACGTCGGACTCGTCCCGCGACGCCTGGCCGACGGCTACGGCCACTCCCTCGGCGTCCGCTGGTTCCCGATCCCCGTGGAGCTGCCCGCGGCCGAGATCCGACTGCTGTGGCACAAGCGCCTCGACGCCGATCCCGCCCACCGCTGGTTGCGCGAGACGCTGCGCGACGCGCACTACTGA
- a CDS encoding darcynin family protein, whose amino-acid sequence MSSAPFEAGVTAFMLVKSTPKWLALTVDERLAAFRNDVLPAVREKATNVRSRFFDTEFYSASVTDVWMWEAADHESYQLLIEALRETPFWDHYFEVSELLVGVENGYAKNYGMNAVATVEL is encoded by the coding sequence ATGTCCTCTGCACCGTTCGAAGCAGGCGTGACCGCGTTCATGCTGGTCAAGAGCACGCCCAAGTGGCTCGCCCTCACGGTCGACGAGCGTTTGGCGGCATTCCGGAACGACGTGCTCCCCGCCGTGCGGGAGAAGGCCACGAACGTCCGCTCGCGCTTCTTCGACACCGAGTTCTACTCGGCATCGGTGACGGACGTGTGGATGTGGGAAGCCGCCGACCACGAGTCGTACCAGCTCCTCATCGAGGCTCTGCGCGAAACGCCTTTCTGGGACCACTACTTCGAGGTCTCCGAGCTGCTGGTCGGGGTCGAGAACGGCTATGCCAAGAACTACGGCATGAACGCCGTCGCCACCGTCGAGCTCTGA